The following DNA comes from Moritella sp. 24.
TCAGTGATGTGAGTTGCGATCCAAACAGTGCGAATAATCCGCTACCTGTTTATGATGCAATAACAAATATGAAGCAGCCATTTGTGCAGGCAAAATACAGTGAGCATCACCCTGTTTACGTGCAAGCAATTGATCATCTACCAACATTGCTACCAAAAGAATCAAGTGAAGAGTTTGCTGGTGCGCTATTGCTACACCTCCTACAACTCGGTAGTGAGAACGAGTGCTCAGATGTATGGCAAAAGGCTGTCGATATTTTTGAACGTATTAAATGTAATGGCTAGTACTGCATATTCACAGCAACAGCTAACACAGTGACTTAAAAATAATGAAGCCCTAATGGATACTATCTATTAGGGCTATTTTTATGTTATTTAAGCTGATTAAGCCTAGTCATACTGACGTGAGAAGACACCTGCACAATCATCGCCAATAAGGTAATTACCGGACGGTTTGAGCCTCACCTGATAATTACCATCAGACAAATTATCCGCACCAATATCAAACCACCAATCACTGCCATTAGGCATTAGTTTATTACCTAAACTACTCGAGCCACCCGACGTTAATTGGCTGTGCGCGGCCATCGCATTTGAATCCAAATATTGGTCATTATAAACAACCTCAATAACAGGGGGCTTAACATCTGTTCTTACATCACCAAAATCATCAACAAGGGTAAACGCTAAATTAAGGGTCATATTATCACCTAATAAAGGTTTACCACTCATTAGCGCAGGCTGACAAGATAAAGTATCCATCACACTTGCATCAACGCCTTGTGAACCCAGTGGTCTACCCAGCGTACTTGCCGTTAACGCCCAACTTGCAGGGTTAAACATATAGATACTGCTCAGCATAGGATCATCTTCATACAACTGAGTAAAGGTTAGATTTTCATTTACTAACGTCTTGAAATTATTAACAGAAATATGCGTTAACTGATTTTGTGCATAAGATTGGCTTTTCGCGTCAATACCAAAAGAGTGCAGCTTGTTGTTACCGTAAAACAATGAGTTAATCACACTATTATTGGTACTTGCACCACCCATTTCTGAAAACCAAACACCACGTAGCGCATTTATTGAGGTATGCTGAGAAATCACATTGCCGGATGATCGATAAAACAGAATAGAAATACCATACCCTTGGAAATCATCAGTAAAATAATCTAGATTATTTGTGAAGGTATTATCATTTGAGTTA
Coding sequences within:
- a CDS encoding nitrous oxide reductase family maturation protein NosD, translated to MNLYKGMLVAWVLSVGSVYAEILEIGENSDFDSLTSAYQAAKPGDELVFTDSRTYDEGLDVYKENLTIRAEAGQSPTLTGTGSAYQGILHIGRDGIVIDGINFDGEGVSNKLVSTGARTSVIVRNCEFKNAVYGLFVLHTKAAKRDDFIIENNVFNNNGNDLWLHNVSGGIARNNIANSDNGNGITVGYWSSDMHILNNTIYSNGNEYLMRNRGGINIQGNDNYVAHNTSYKNTWGISLSQGLNNLVEHNTLWDNTHENIYFSSNSNDNTFTNNLDYFTDDFQGYGISILFYRSSGNVISQHTSINALRGVWFSEMGGASTNNSVINSLFYGNNKLHSFGIDAKSQSYAQNQLTHISVNNFKTLVNENLTFTQLYEDDPMLSSIYMFNPASWALTASTLGRPLGSQGVDASVMDTLSCQPALMSGKPLLGDNMTLNLAFTLVDDFGDVRTDVKPPVIEVVYNDQYLDSNAMAAHSQLTSGGSSSLGNKLMPNGSDWWFDIGADNLSDGNYQVRLKPSGNYLIGDDCAGVFSRQYD